From the Drosophila sechellia strain sech25 chromosome X, ASM438219v1, whole genome shotgun sequence genome, the window AGTTCTCGTTGGGTCCAAAGAAGCCCCAGGCCATTAGCGGTGATATCTGCTCGGATATCACGTAAAAGTGGGACATGAACCCGTTGGGGAACTTAAGCATCCGCTTCTTTGCCTTCAGCACCGACCACACGGCTGTTGTTAATGCCTGGAATTAAAAGACCATAGGGCTTAACATTTGGTCTCGATCTAAAGCTGAGTTTATTTACCGTCTCTTTGAATCCGTTGGATAGCCAGCGATTTTGGACAACTGCTGTGACGCTGGCAGGCGGAGCATCTAGATCCTTGAACGAATCGAGGATAATGAAGTCCAGACAGATGTCGTAGAAGGTCATCGCCTTGACATTgcgctgctccagctccattTGGATGCAGGGCCAGTTGTTGCTATCGTGCAGATAGTTCACCATGTCTTCGTAGCCCACAAGAAACTCCTTGGTATCCTTATCGCCGAGACACAGCAGATCAGTGAGAATCTGCCGGCCAGCATCGCAGATCCACTGGCCCACTGCGGGGTCCTTGAAGAGGAACTGAAAGGCCAGCCGAACGCAGTGCAGCTTGGCCAGGTATTCGGTATCGGTGCTGCAGTGCATCAACTCCGCCCGAATGGTGCGACACGGCACAGTGTACTCATCGTGGTGCTTCAGGGCACTCTGGAATAGCGGATACTCTTCGTACGAGGTCTCGATAAAGCCGTCGAACTCACGCAGATCCGCCACCTGGTCGAGAGCGGAAGCAAAGCTTTCCGCGGAATCAAAATTCGGATCGGAACCAGCGCGACTGAGAACGCTGCCCGATTTGTGCGACCGCCGATCGTCATCGGCCTCGCCCGCCTCCTCCTCGACCTCGTCAATGGAATGCTCCTCGCGGAACAGCACCGAGCGCTGGTCCAGGAAGAGCAGTTCGCTCTGCTCCTGCAGCGTGTAGGCCATCTCCAGCAGATTTTGGATCTCACGACAGAACTCCGAGTCCTCCGCCGTGGTCAACAGGGCGGGCAAGCCGCCGGGCGAGTAGTGTGCCGCCAGGGCATCCTCCCAAAAGTTGATCACTGTGTCCAGTGCCTCCATGCCCATCATGCCCAACTGTTGGGCCGTCAGTTGTGTGACTACCGAGCTGCCAGGCCCGGCATTTTGTACGCCCAATACACCAACGCCAATCGAGCCGGACGCCATGGACAGGCGATCCGAGTAGGCCAGTGTGGAGCCCACAGGACTCCCCGATCTTGCTGAGGCCTTAGATCCGGCTATCGAGATTAGGTCGTTTGGACTGCGCATGCTGTTGCGGTTGCGCCGACCCGTGTACTTCCTGGCTCGACGAGGAGGACGCGGTGGCTTGCGACGCCGCAGAAATCGGGAGAGCACGCTCATCAGGGCCACGCCGGCGGTCAGTGAGAAGAGCACAACCTGGTGGGGAT encodes:
- the LOC6619805 gene encoding mitoguardin, whose product is MQRVMPASWSSGGSLLPFRVSTTTKVVLFSLTAGVALMSVLSRFLRRRKPPRPPRRARKYTGRRNRNSMRSPNDLISIAGSKASARSGSPVGSTLAYSDRLSMASGSIGVGVLGVQNAGPGSSVVTQLTAQQLGMMGMEALDTVINFWEDALAAHYSPGGLPALLTTAEDSEFCREIQNLLEMAYTLQEQSELLFLDQRSVLFREEHSIDEVEEEAGEADDDRRSHKSGSVLSRAGSDPNFDSAESFASALDQVADLREFDGFIETSYEEYPLFQSALKHHDEYTVPCRTIRAELMHCSTDTEYLAKLHCVRLAFQFLFKDPAVGQWICDAGRQILTDLLCLGDKDTKEFLVGYEDMVNYLHDSNNWPCIQMELEQRNVKAMTFYDICLDFIILDSFKDLDAPPASVTAVVQNRWLSNGFKETALTTAVWSVLKAKKRMLKFPNGFMSHFYVISEQISPLMAWGFFGPNENLRDICHYFREELLAFLGDIFSFQKSRFTTIEEFSQDVLQHMQTRVNNIGVKFSQ